The segment tgtctgtctgtctgtctgtctgtctgtctgtctgtctgtctgtctgtctgtctgtctgtctgtctgtctgtctgtctgtctgtctgtctgtctgtctgtctgtctgtctgtctgtctgtctgtctgtctgtctgtctgtctgtctgtctgtctgtctgtctgtctgtctgtctgtctgtctgtctgtctgtctgtctgtctgtctgtctgtctgtctgtctgtctgtctgtctgtctgtctgtctgtctgtctgtctgtctgtctgtctgtctgtctgtctgtctgtctgtctgtctgtctgtctgtctgtctgtctgtctgtctgtctgtccttatgatccttttagaatcgaaaactattaaaccgatcggcgtgaaaatttgcatataggggtttttgaggtcagggaaggttcttatgatgattagagacccctcctcccgctaagagggggggctcccatacaaatgaaatacaaatttcctcataactcgaaaagtaatctagcaaatggaaccaaatttgtcatgtgagttttggaggcaggaattttttaatgatggtttgagatccctcacccctggGATTTCTGAAAAGAGGAAATAGGATGGTCAATGCAAtgctaaaataaaatatacctTAGAGGAATGCAGGACTATTTATTATCAAAAGGCTGTAGGCCTGCAGCATAAAAATAACGAATCTGCTGGTTTCCTAGTAATACAGCTTACAGTAACTTAGGCGCTATCTCTTAGTTGCAAATGCAAATAAGTGTTAGGAGTGTGGGCGGCATATGCCCCAACCGTTGAGCTGACCGGAACccgcagggatggttcgatcacttcgaCTCATTGTTGATTCAtttaacagtaccgtctcagccgagcaaaatttggcaaaatgatgtatggagcatttgtagaactaattaTTACCTCAAATATTGCTGAACTAAGATTTACTGTATCTTTcatagttacggcgctacaatgctagtaacttattagtgactaaatgaacgttcacttagttactaaagaggtactagcattgcagcaccgtaaatacaaaagatacagcaaacctttttcagcaaaattgtagataataactagttctacaaatgtcccatacatcattttgtccagttttgctgggctgagacggtactgtcaaatgaatcaaaattgagtcaaagtgatcgaaccacccCTGGGAACCCGTATTTGTTTCCTTTGCTCATAATTCCGGCGTTTTGTTTATATTCACTATGAGGTTACAAAAATTGTTAGTGTCATACCAAATTGTATTCCATCTGTTTGCGCTAATATTCAGTACAATAAATTATTCGACGACTTAACCGTCCTGCAATCCGGCTGATGATTTTcactttcaaaataatattcGACATATATTTTCGACTCTACAAGAGCAGTGTCATTCAGCACATAACATTTGAATCCCGAGCAAGATTAGGCACACAGTCAGTATCAAAAGCTCAGGGTCGCGTTAGTTCAACTGCAAGTCAAATCATATCACACTCCATGTTTGCCGGTTGACTGCATGCAAATCGTCTGGCGCCGGAAATAGTAGAGCCGcaggaaaaaaaacttcaacCTCTAGTCTCTAACCACCACGACACAGCAGACAGCACAGCTGTGTCATTCAACAGAAATATGCACTACACCAGAAAGACAAACCACTAATAACCCCGAAGCATTTTCTGCAGCCCCCCATGGTCATATTGTGCAATATTTCTTTTGTGTGTCAGATTAAAAGCGCGGTACGACGGCATGAAATCAGCAAAAATTGCATTGCAACAACCCCACGCCCACTTCTTTGCTGTGCTTGTGCCGTCACTTGTCAACAGTCAATTATTGACTGGAAAACCAATCAATCAGCATAACGAAATTGAACTGCAATTTTGTTTGTACTCCTTCGGTTGGGTATTGCCCGGAAGAAAAACTTGGCTTCCTGTCGCAAATAGATGTTCCAGCTCTAGGTTATGTAAAATAGTTGTAAAATTTCCTAGAAATTACAGATGTTCACATTAATAAGTACCAACAATCTTCAGACTGTCAGGGGTGCAAGCACAATGAACTGAAATCAGTTCAAGATCATCCGAAGTTACATGAAATTCGATTCCACGCCCATCCGCTGCGCTGTGGTGGCACTACCAATGCCACTGATAGGCGTCAGTTTTCGGTGATTTTGTTTGAATCAAAAACAAATTGATTTCAAGACCGCGACGGTCAGTGCTACGTGTATGTTACGTATAATATGTAGATAGATTCATTTCACGTCTCATCGGCCGCCGCCGCCGAGTAGGTAATTTCACTCGAACCATACCTGGCCTGGCCGGGCGGTGGTAAAAACGCTTACGATTTGTAGCCGCGCCCCGGCCGGTGGCCGACGGAACTTCAAGGTCAACTGGTCTCAGGCTCAGGCAAGCGCGCGAACCCCTCACATCTGCGCAGCCGGGTTTTTTCGAAAGAGAAATTTATCGTggcgtttatttttttttgcctttcctcCTTTTCCACAGTGAAACGTCGGACCGCGACGACTAAACCATGATGTATTTGAATGCAATTAAGAGCCGTGACGTGTTGAAATAACACGGACAGCAAATGAGATAATTGAAATTACATTAACGTTGTAATCTTGAAGctgtgaaaaaataaaatctgaTGGTTTGTTTGGACATATGTTTGGTGTTTACTATAGACATCcgttgaacaaaatttgaacaaacaagCGAGACGACACACAACTCACAATCTatccttcttttttttttgtccttTCCAGAAACCTACCAATCCCGCAGCCGCCGAGATACGCCGCTCCCGACGGAGGAGGAAATTTCCCGACTGGCGGTCGCGGTAGCCCAGGCCGAGCGGACCATCCTGCACGAGTTCGGTCCGAAGGTGTGCATCGAAGAGGAACCCTGCCGGCTGCACGCGAACCAAGCAAGGCACACCAAGGACTACCAGCCCGATTGGAACGACATTTTGAAGTTGATTGAATTTGCTCCCACGGGAAGCTACCGGAAGGATAGATGgaactaaaatgttttttttttttgcgaactttTTCAGGAACTACAAGGTGCGAGCTAGCGGAATGAAACAGTGGTATCTGCTGTCCGTCTTCATCGGCGATTACATCCAGGATGTTCAGTTCTGTAAGCAGTTGGCTAAACGGTTGGCGTGCGACCGGAATCAGAAGGAATTTGTGCGTGATTGAGCGAAAAACAAGTTGTGCTGTTTAGTTAGTTTGTAGAATAATCTCAACTAGGTTAACTTAtttttatgtaaatattttgttaCCTAAAATTGCCAAATGTGATTTCGAAATCAGTTGAAGTTTTTCTTTATTCCGAACTGTTTTAATTTCAAGGTTGAACTTAAGAACTGTTCTAGTTTTCTAAAACATCTCTGGATCTCTGTCCTCTGTCAGTTGAACAAGGTTGCTCCAATTAGCTCGGTTGTGGACTTTTGCTCACCAACTCCTCGAACACCGCGTTCTCTCCGCCAAATTTCGCTCCacatggtctaaccatcttgctcgctgcgctcagGGTCGTCTTGTTACTAcaggatttgaggcaaacaccatctttgcaaaatagttgtccggcattcttgcaacatgccctgcccatcgcttCCGTCCAGCttcagccaccttttggatactgggttcgccatagtgCCGTGCGAGATCTTGGTTCCTCCTCCGCTTCCATactccccagataacacaagatcgtaatagaacgttcacattaaatcgtatgtatgtcaattttacattggaattgtataatgattagagcacagacaaacagacataacacttgaagaaaaatcagcaaaaattatcataccacacattttgcctgaacactagtGCCATCTATgaacgacattcccaaatatcaaagaaCAActggagtatccctcgaactagcaagtattttttatgggggatATCCctttctttcgttaaaaagcgccactttgaccaaaacggagacaatCCCAAATAAGCCTAAATtggaaatgacggtttaatcggtgcgaagaatggaaaacgagtgttatgtctgtttgtttgtgattagagtatgtcaaaacaaagtgaacaataaattgttttgcagtcgtgcgtgtcctcatatacaactcttcttctacttcttcttctacttcttcctcttcttcttcttcagcagcagcatagagccggggtgactcgtgctgtttcaagcactcgtctccattcaactcggtcttgggccactcatcgccaatttcctagtcgtcttagAAGTCGCatatcgctttcgacctggtcgagccatcgtgcacattgggcccccctgttcctgattccgttggggttgttgaagaggactattttcgtcgcactgtcgtccggcatccttacgacgtgtacggcccaccgtagtctgctaactttcgctagatgtacgatgggagtctccccaagcagtggcTGTAGCTCGTgactcatacgcctccgccactctccgctttcagtttgtactccgccaaatatcgtccgcagcaatttccgctcaaacacggcaagggcgcgtatgtcctccgtaagcagcgtcacggcttcaagtccataaagaactaccggtctaataagggttttgtacattgttagcttcgtgcggcggcgaatgcttcctgatcgtagcgttttacgaagggcaaagtaggcccgatttctcgcttggatgcgccgctgggtctccttactagtgttgttgtccacggtcatcagcgatcccaaatacacgaactcctctatcacatctagttcgtcgccgtcaacggttaccgtccgtgggagacgcacgtttgtttcctttgagcctcttcctttcatggccttcgacgcatttatttttaggccaattctcctagactccgctttcagtctggcgtaaattgcccccgccgtcgcaaagttcctggctatgatatcgaagtcatccgcaaagcctagaagttggctacccttggtaaaaatcgtgcctttcgTTTTGATGCCCGCCCGTCGGATCTCCCCCACAAGAGCgacgttgaacagcatgcagtataaactgtcaccttgtctcaaccctcgccgcgtctcgaagggactcgagagtgtcccagagatgcgtacgaaacacatcactccccccaatgtagctctgctcagtcgcgtcagtttgtccggaaaaccgtgttcgtgcattatctgccatagcttgtctcgatcgactgtatcgtatgctgctttgaaatcaagaaAGATGCGATACGTGGGCACggtgtactcccgatatttctgcaagttcagttggatagtaaaaatttggtccgtagtagcGCGAGCCCccttgaaacccgcctgataattccctacgaaaccttgtgctatcgatgacaaccggcataacaggatctggaagactaccttataggcggcgtttagcagcgtaataccgcgatagttgcagcagtctagccgatcactctttttgtagatgggaccaaccactccttccatccattcctccggtagctttttctccttccaaatcctcgaaataacccagtgtagagcctttgctagcgtttcaccgccatgtttataaagctctgccggtaggcggtccttcccagcggctttattggtcttcagcagcccgatatctcgtttgacttcttggagatcaggtactAGGACATTACTCTCTTCCATGGGCGCAACTAGGTTAATTTTCgatccgcctccttctgcgacttcgccattgaggtgttcatcgaaaaactgcttccatctgtcgaccacctcgcgctcgtttgtaattagattccctccctcgtccctgtGAATACTCAATGGCATAACAGGTTTCATGCCAGACGTCATTATAAATCGCACTGTAGAAATCACTCGACGTGGAGAAGCGCTGTGCGAACAAagtacgtcttacctgtccaagAGTCTGCTGGAGAAGAGACCGATACGCGAGCAATGTTGCCAATGATAATCGCGCACTGTGACAGCTTCACATGACAGCGTGGCCAACACTTTCGTCGTTAAGGgggaagtagagtgactatatatatagtCATGCATGCACCTCACATACATGTATCTCACAGTCCCTACGTTAGGTTTCGGTATGAAACCCTTCCGAGTCTgccttgcgcgtgtcattagctcggaatagttgctctaattcttcacgatctctgccctccttttggcgctttttcctccccaggatcgtgatcaactggttcctagttcGTCgctatttggccaggttctctctagtggcaatacttaatttttccaagcagtttttcccctccaccgcgtGTTAGCATTCCGCATCaagccaatcattttgtgtactccgaggctcaatacttctccgatggccgagctcattctgccccaaccgtcttcgaggtttgaagcggctaactcctcggaagaaggcagtgcctcattcagtactcgcgcgtagttctcggcagcttgtgggttatctagctgcctgatgttcagccgaggagggcggctttgacgtgtccggtatacggtggacagctttgagcgcacatgtactgctactaggtaacggtcagaatcgatatccgcaccccgttgGGAGCGTaacgggaaaaaggtgcttcagatcactaggcctcgggaagctgtgaagtttatacatcgttggccg is part of the Sabethes cyaneus chromosome 2, idSabCyanKW18_F2, whole genome shotgun sequence genome and harbors:
- the LOC128736815 gene encoding uncharacterized protein LOC128736815; translation: MIETTHNSQSILLFFLSFPETYQSRSRRDTPLPTEEEISRLAVAVAQAERTILHEFGPKVCIEEEPCRLHANQARHTKDYQPDWNDILKNYKVRASGMKQWYLLSVFIGDYIQDVQFCKQLAKRLACDRNQKEFVRD